From a region of the Impatiens glandulifera chromosome 4, dImpGla2.1, whole genome shotgun sequence genome:
- the LOC124934824 gene encoding nuclear transcription factor Y subunit B-1-like, whose translation MGHLVFQAHDAVGPHGPLNVMNVERGSETILLAQVTLMLDLDFGTYVVPPTKPFIPVANVVRIMQRVVPTHVKIADDMKEIVQHCVSEFIGVITVEANMHCQSESRRTITADDIMWAMAKLGFDDYVNTLSIYMFRYREAKSMGMTVSMRPFMTFGPIPDTMGQFCRPTM comes from the exons ATGGGCCATCTGGTTTTTCAGGCCCACGATGCAGTTGGACCGCATGGACCGTTGAATGTGATGAATGTCGAAAGAGGAAGCGAGACGATTCTTCTCGCTCAAGTGACCCTAATGTTGGACCTCGATTTTGGAA CTTATGTGGTGCCACCAACGAAGCCATTCATACCCGTGGCGAATGTTGTGAGGATCATGCAGCGTGTGGTACCAACACATGTCAAGATCGCTGATGATATGAAGGAGATTGTTCAACATTGTGTCTCGGAATTCATTGGTGTGATCACTGTCGAAGCTAACATGCATTGTCAGAGCGAGAGTCGTAGAACGATTACCGCCGATGACATTATGTGGGCCATGGCCAAGCTAGGGTTTGATGATTATGTTAACACACTTTCCATTTACATGTTCCGTTATCGTGAGGCAAAATCAATGGGGATGACCGTCTCGATGAGACCATTCATGACTTTTGGGCCAATTCCAGACACAATGGGCCAGTTTTGCAGGCCCACGATGTAG